One window of Bacillus sp. THAF10 genomic DNA carries:
- the purS gene encoding phosphoribosylformylglycinamidine synthase subunit PurS: MYKVKVFVTLRESVLDPQGTAVKNSLHSLSYKEVEEVRIGKFLELTIAKSDRDLDVLVKEMCERLLANTVIEDFRYEVEEVVGS; encoded by the coding sequence ATGTATAAAGTGAAGGTATTCGTAACATTAAGAGAGAGTGTGTTAGATCCACAAGGAACAGCAGTGAAAAACTCGCTTCATAGCCTTTCTTACAAAGAGGTGGAGGAAGTGCGAATTGGTAAGTTCCTCGAATTAACGATTGCGAAGTCAGACCGTGATTTAGATGTACTTGTTAAGGAAATGTGTGAACGCTTACTTGCCAATACCGTGATTGAAGACTTCCGTTATGAGGTGGAGGAGGTTGTTGGGTCGTGA
- the purC gene encoding phosphoribosylaminoimidazolesuccinocarboxamide synthase, translated as MTVEKTALLYEGKAKLVYATTDENIVWIQYKNSATAFNGEKKADITGKGRLNNEITSLLFSMLREAGIENHFIERKSETEQLVKKVDIIPLEVVVRNITAGSMAKRLGIEEGRTLEEPIVEFYYKDDSLGDPIITEDHIEILKLATTEEVDFLKQAARKVNVVLSEFFAKKNLRLVDFKLEFGKTNDGRVILADEVSPDTCRLWDKDTNEKLDKDVFRRNLGSLTDAYEKILARIGGEQHV; from the coding sequence ATGACTGTCGAAAAAACGGCTTTATTATACGAGGGAAAAGCAAAGCTTGTTTACGCAACAACGGACGAAAACATCGTTTGGATTCAGTACAAAAACTCCGCTACTGCTTTTAACGGCGAGAAGAAAGCGGACATCACAGGCAAGGGCCGCTTAAATAATGAGATTACGAGCTTACTATTTTCCATGCTTAGGGAAGCGGGAATTGAAAATCATTTTATCGAACGTAAATCAGAAACAGAACAGCTGGTGAAAAAGGTAGACATCATTCCCTTAGAAGTCGTGGTTCGAAATATTACTGCCGGTAGCATGGCGAAGCGACTGGGAATCGAAGAAGGGCGCACGCTAGAAGAGCCGATTGTGGAATTCTACTATAAGGATGACAGCCTTGGTGACCCAATCATTACTGAAGATCATATTGAAATTTTAAAGCTTGCCACAACAGAAGAAGTGGACTTTTTGAAGCAAGCTGCACGTAAAGTCAACGTGGTATTATCGGAATTTTTCGCAAAAAAGAACTTGAGATTAGTAGATTTCAAGCTTGAGTTTGGAAAGACAAACGATGGAAGAGTCATTCTTGCAGATGAGGTGTCACCAGATACGTGCCGTCTTTGGGATAAGGATACGAATGAAAAGCTAGATAAGGATGTTTTCCGCAGAAACCTTGGAAGTTTAACTGATGCATATGAAAAAATACTAGCCCGTATTGGAGGAGAGCAGCATGTATAA
- a CDS encoding YxlC family protein, with amino-acid sequence MNEQDKKHTTIKKLQNDWKQLEELATPPIPTAQKLQEQLQLSKAKKRKAFQKELGIFIFTAFIILTIFTATILQVPQLFIIIQLSAFIVAPITYYILHKRNQEGSVPS; translated from the coding sequence ATGAATGAACAAGACAAAAAGCACACGACGATTAAGAAGCTACAAAACGATTGGAAACAGTTAGAAGAACTAGCGACACCACCCATTCCCACTGCCCAAAAGCTTCAAGAACAACTTCAATTATCAAAAGCAAAAAAACGAAAAGCGTTTCAAAAGGAGCTTGGAATATTCATCTTTACTGCTTTCATTATTTTAACAATCTTTACCGCAACAATCCTACAAGTGCCACAACTATTTATCATCATCCAACTTTCCGCATTCATTGTTGCACCAATAACTTATTACATCCTGCACAAGCGGAACCAGGAAGGAAGCGTTCCATCATGA
- the sigY gene encoding RNA polymerase sigma factor SigY — translation MEQKEDMHLIQIAQSGDDDAFTELFQRHYSFLYKYLLKLTLEEEMCNDLAQETMMKCYTNLSSFKGNSKFSTWMISIASRLYIDTIRKREREKKKTTRLLHALSRQLTFRSSSNRLEWSDTFTDFNQLSAETRTPILLRHYYGYTYEEIGNMLGLKEGTVKSRVHNGIKAIRKEWDHDE, via the coding sequence GTGGAGCAAAAAGAGGATATGCATCTTATACAAATAGCACAATCAGGGGACGATGACGCATTCACAGAACTTTTTCAGCGTCACTACTCTTTTCTATACAAGTACTTGCTTAAGCTTACACTCGAGGAAGAAATGTGTAACGACCTTGCCCAAGAAACAATGATGAAGTGTTATACCAACCTTTCATCTTTTAAAGGAAATAGTAAGTTTTCTACTTGGATGATCTCCATCGCTTCAAGGCTCTATATTGATACCATCCGAAAACGAGAAAGAGAAAAGAAAAAAACAACACGCCTCCTTCATGCACTCTCTAGACAACTCACCTTCCGTTCTAGCTCAAATCGCCTAGAATGGAGCGATACGTTTACTGACTTTAACCAACTGTCAGCGGAAACAAGAACCCCTATTTTACTAAGGCACTATTACGGGTACACGTATGAGGAAATAGGTAACATGCTAGGATTGAAGGAAGGAACCGTTAAATCAAGAGTACACAACGGAATTAAGGCAATAAGAAAGGAGTGGGACCACGATGAATGA
- the purQ gene encoding phosphoribosylformylglycinamidine synthase subunit PurQ, which produces MKFAVIVFPGSNCDVDMYHAIKDELGEEVEYVWHDATNLEEYDGILLPGGFSYGDYLRSGAIARFSNVMLQVQKAAEAGKPILGVCNGFQILLESGLLPGAMRRNERLKFMCRPVQLKVENNETMFTSSYEKDEIITIPIAHGEGNYYCDEKTLGELVSNGQIAFSYHGDNPNGSLQDIAGIVNEKGNVLGMMPHPERAVSELLGSADGLKLFQSIVRNWRESHVVTS; this is translated from the coding sequence GTGAAATTTGCAGTGATCGTGTTTCCAGGCTCTAACTGTGATGTGGATATGTACCATGCCATTAAAGATGAGCTTGGCGAAGAAGTAGAATACGTGTGGCATGATGCAACGAACCTAGAGGAGTATGACGGAATTTTACTACCAGGAGGATTTTCCTATGGAGACTACTTACGCTCTGGCGCGATTGCACGCTTTTCTAACGTGATGCTACAGGTGCAAAAGGCTGCAGAAGCCGGCAAGCCAATTTTAGGGGTATGTAACGGGTTTCAAATTTTACTAGAATCAGGTCTTCTTCCAGGGGCAATGAGAAGAAACGAGCGTTTAAAGTTCATGTGCCGTCCTGTTCAGTTAAAGGTAGAAAATAATGAAACGATGTTCACATCTAGCTATGAAAAAGACGAAATTATCACCATTCCCATTGCGCATGGGGAAGGAAATTACTATTGTGATGAGAAAACCTTAGGGGAATTAGTAAGCAATGGGCAAATTGCTTTTTCCTATCATGGTGATAATCCAAATGGTAGTCTACAGGATATTGCTGGCATTGTAAACGAAAAAGGAAATGTTCTTGGGATGATGCCGCATCCGGAACGCGCAGTATCTGAGCTTTTGGGCAGTGCAGATGGCCTGAAACTTTTTCAATCTATCGTTCGTAATTGGAGGGAATCACATGTCGTTACTTCTTGA
- a CDS encoding transcriptional regulator codes for MTPEELNLLYTLLPWLLPVLLIQSIVLFIDAKKKESYAWFWGIWGLIQFPLPTLLYLLFVVYPHHKRKNRRIP; via the coding sequence ATGACGCCAGAAGAATTGAATCTACTTTACACCCTGCTTCCATGGCTCCTACCAGTTCTTTTAATTCAAAGTATTGTTCTATTTATTGACGCAAAGAAAAAAGAAAGCTATGCCTGGTTTTGGGGAATTTGGGGCTTAATTCAGTTTCCATTACCCACCCTGCTTTACTTACTTTTTGTCGTATACCCCCATCACAAAAGAAAAAATCGGAGGATACCTTAA
- the purB gene encoding adenylosuccinate lyase: MIERYTRPEMGAIWTEENRFQAWLEVEILACEAWAELGEIPKEDVRVLREKASFDIERIKEIEAETRHDVVAFTRAVSETLGEEKKWVHYGLTSTDVVDTALSYQLKQANEILLADIERFVAILKEKAQEHKFTVMMGRTHGVHAEPTTFGLKLGLWYEEMKRNLERFKQAAEGIEFGKISGAVGTYANINPFVEEYVCEKLGIKRAPISTQTLQRDRHAHYLSTLALIATSIEKFAVEVRGLQKSETREVEEFFAKGQKGSSAMPHKRNPIGSENMTGLARVIRGYMMTAYENVPLWHERDISHSSAERIILPDSTIALNYMLNRFGNIIKNLTVFPENMKRNMDRTLGLIYSQRVLLALIDTGMSREEAYDTVQPKAMEAWEKQVHFRELVEGEEKITSRLTAEQIADCFDYNYHLQHVDTIFDRLGL; the protein is encoded by the coding sequence ATGATTGAACGTTATACAAGACCGGAAATGGGTGCAATTTGGACAGAGGAGAACCGCTTTCAAGCATGGCTAGAGGTAGAAATTCTAGCTTGTGAGGCATGGGCGGAGCTTGGAGAGATTCCTAAAGAAGACGTAAGAGTACTTCGGGAAAAAGCATCCTTTGATATCGAGCGCATTAAAGAGATCGAAGCGGAAACCCGTCATGATGTGGTGGCTTTTACACGAGCGGTTTCAGAAACATTAGGCGAAGAAAAAAAGTGGGTTCATTATGGCTTAACTTCTACAGATGTGGTGGACACGGCTCTTTCTTACCAGCTGAAGCAAGCGAATGAAATCCTGCTTGCGGACATCGAACGCTTCGTTGCTATTTTAAAAGAAAAAGCACAAGAACATAAATTCACCGTTATGATGGGTCGCACACATGGCGTGCACGCAGAGCCAACGACGTTTGGCCTGAAGCTTGGGCTATGGTATGAGGAAATGAAGCGTAACCTTGAACGCTTTAAGCAAGCGGCAGAAGGAATTGAATTCGGTAAAATCTCTGGAGCAGTTGGAACGTATGCGAACATCAACCCGTTTGTGGAGGAGTATGTGTGTGAAAAGCTTGGCATTAAACGTGCGCCAATTTCTACACAAACTCTGCAGCGTGACCGCCATGCTCACTACTTAAGTACACTTGCTTTAATCGCAACCTCGATTGAAAAATTCGCGGTGGAGGTTCGTGGGCTTCAAAAGAGTGAAACGCGCGAGGTAGAGGAGTTTTTCGCAAAAGGTCAAAAAGGATCCTCTGCCATGCCTCATAAACGTAATCCAATCGGATCGGAAAATATGACAGGACTAGCTCGTGTCATTCGCGGATATATGATGACTGCCTATGAAAACGTGCCACTGTGGCATGAACGTGACATCTCGCACTCTTCAGCTGAGCGCATTATTTTACCAGACTCTACGATTGCATTGAACTACATGCTTAATCGCTTTGGTAACATCATCAAAAACTTAACCGTGTTCCCAGAGAACATGAAGCGTAACATGGACCGTACATTAGGTCTTATCTACTCTCAGCGCGTGTTACTGGCGCTAATTGATACTGGCATGTCTCGTGAGGAAGCCTATGACACGGTACAGCCAAAGGCAATGGAAGCGTGGGAGAAACAGGTACATTTCCGAGAGCTAGTAGAAGGGGAAGAAAAAATCACCTCCCGCTTAACGGCTGAACAAATTGCTGATTGCTTTGACTACAACTACCACCTGCAGCATGTGGATACGATTTTTGATCGATTAGGACTGTAA
- a CDS encoding BCCT family transporter codes for MKKATPVFIVSIVVAVLFIIWGVMPESVLGNGALGPVTTAIQGFIVDKFGWFYLLTATLFLLFCIILIFTKYGRIKLGKATDEPDYNYITWFAMLFSAGMGIGLVFWGASEPMYHFFAPPTGEGETAEAARVAMRYSFFHWGLHPWAIYSVIALALAYFQFRKGSPGVISSILRPVLGDRVDGNLGTFINFIAVFATIFGVATSLGLGAIQISGGLASITPAISNNTVTQLIIIAVVTVLFMLSAQTGLNRGIKYLSNLNVVLAISLMLFLLFAGPTNFIMDLFTTTIGSYIQNLPSMSFRLFPFDQNNTWVQDWTIFYWAWWIAWAPFVGTFIARISRGRTIREFLLGVLLVPTIFGGLWFSVFGGSAIFLEYFEGTPIYSVIENTGTEAALFSVFQNYPFGMIMSGLAIFLICTFFITSADSATFVLGMQTTNGSMHPPNSIKFIWGVVQSATAAILLWTGGLQALQTASIIAAFPFAIIMILMVLSLMKSFKKEKFTGVMPADEKNEN; via the coding sequence ATGAAAAAAGCAACCCCTGTATTTATTGTTTCTATTGTTGTTGCAGTCTTATTCATTATTTGGGGTGTGATGCCTGAAAGCGTGTTAGGTAATGGAGCTCTAGGCCCTGTAACGACTGCTATACAAGGCTTTATAGTGGATAAGTTTGGATGGTTTTATTTATTAACAGCAACGTTATTCTTGCTATTTTGTATTATTCTTATCTTTACAAAATATGGCCGTATTAAGCTTGGAAAAGCAACAGATGAACCGGATTACAATTACATCACATGGTTTGCGATGTTATTTAGTGCCGGTATGGGTATCGGATTAGTATTTTGGGGTGCTTCTGAGCCAATGTACCACTTTTTTGCCCCACCAACTGGTGAAGGGGAAACGGCCGAAGCAGCCAGAGTAGCAATGCGCTATTCATTTTTCCACTGGGGACTTCACCCTTGGGCGATTTATTCTGTTATCGCGCTGGCACTAGCCTATTTTCAATTCAGAAAAGGCAGCCCTGGAGTGATTAGTTCTATTTTACGACCAGTACTCGGCGACCGTGTAGACGGAAACCTTGGAACCTTTATCAACTTTATCGCAGTATTTGCAACGATCTTTGGTGTTGCTACCTCCCTTGGGCTCGGTGCCATTCAAATAAGTGGAGGGCTGGCGAGTATCACACCTGCTATTTCGAACAATACCGTGACACAACTCATCATTATTGCAGTGGTAACGGTGTTATTTATGCTATCTGCTCAAACTGGACTAAACCGTGGAATTAAATACTTAAGTAATTTGAACGTTGTGTTGGCCATCTCGTTAATGCTTTTCTTATTGTTCGCTGGCCCAACCAACTTCATTATGGACCTATTTACTACAACGATTGGAAGCTACATTCAAAACCTTCCATCGATGAGCTTCCGCTTGTTCCCATTCGATCAAAATAATACATGGGTACAAGACTGGACGATTTTCTATTGGGCATGGTGGATTGCCTGGGCTCCATTCGTTGGAACCTTTATCGCCCGAATCTCTAGAGGCAGAACGATTCGCGAGTTCCTGCTTGGGGTATTGCTCGTACCAACAATCTTTGGTGGCTTATGGTTCTCTGTATTTGGAGGCTCCGCGATTTTCCTTGAATATTTTGAAGGAACTCCTATCTATAGTGTCATTGAAAATACAGGAACAGAAGCAGCATTATTCTCTGTCTTCCAGAACTATCCGTTTGGCATGATTATGTCAGGACTGGCGATTTTCTTAATCTGCACCTTCTTTATCACATCTGCAGATTCTGCCACTTTTGTGCTCGGCATGCAAACAACGAACGGCAGTATGCATCCGCCTAACTCCATCAAGTTCATCTGGGGTGTGGTTCAGTCAGCAACAGCTGCCATCCTACTTTGGACAGGAGGACTGCAAGCATTACAAACCGCTTCGATTATTGCGGCTTTTCCGTTTGCGATTATCATGATCCTGATGGTTCTGTCCTTAATGAAATCCTTCAAGAAAGAAAAATTCACGGGCGTCATGCCTGCTGATGAAAAAAATGAAAATTAA
- a CDS encoding DUF2179 domain-containing protein, producing MVAIIIIINIVYVSFFTIRMILTLKGQRYLAAGISMVEVVIYVVGLGLVLDNLNEIQNLAAYALGYGVGVIVGMKIEEKLALGYTTVNVITKEYDMDLPKLLRDKGYGVTNWAANGLEGDRMAMQILTPRKYEVNLYHTIKEYDPKAFIIAYEPKTIHGGFWVKAVKERKIKEWVKRQENESSN from the coding sequence ATGGTTGCTATCATTATCATCATTAACATCGTTTACGTATCATTTTTTACCATAAGAATGATTTTGACTTTAAAAGGACAGCGATATTTAGCTGCTGGAATTAGTATGGTGGAAGTGGTTATTTATGTAGTAGGTCTTGGGCTGGTGCTTGATAACCTGAATGAAATTCAAAACCTTGCTGCCTACGCGCTTGGCTATGGGGTTGGGGTTATCGTCGGAATGAAGATTGAAGAGAAGCTCGCTCTAGGTTACACGACCGTGAATGTCATCACAAAAGAGTACGATATGGACTTGCCAAAGCTTTTGCGTGACAAAGGGTATGGTGTAACGAACTGGGCGGCAAATGGCCTGGAGGGTGACCGTATGGCGATGCAAATACTAACCCCGCGTAAATATGAAGTCAACTTGTATCATACGATTAAAGAATATGATCCTAAGGCATTTATCATTGCTTATGAGCCAAAAACCATTCACGGCGGATTTTGGGTGAAAGCGGTGAAGGAAAGGAAAATTAAAGAATGGGTAAAACGCCAAGAAAACGAAAGTTCGAATTGA
- a CDS encoding NETI motif-containing protein, with translation MGKTPRKRKFELMENETIDDCLERMAKEGYLPTRRMEEPIFQETVKNGHKEVHPIGRKLVFEGRLKE, from the coding sequence ATGGGTAAAACGCCAAGAAAACGAAAGTTCGAATTGATGGAAAACGAAACAATCGATGACTGCTTGGAAAGAATGGCGAAGGAAGGGTATCTTCCAACTCGACGGATGGAGGAGCCCATTTTTCAAGAAACGGTCAAAAATGGTCACAAGGAAGTCCACCCAATTGGTAGAAAGCTTGTGTTCGAAGGTAGGTTGAAGGAATAA
- a CDS encoding Hsp20/alpha crystallin family protein produces the protein MMPFNQFNNQFKNMGDWRKQWDQFFGDEFWKGFEPYFENMQTQTNIYKSENEILCVMCLPGLVNPDQVQLYVRPQQLEVKGQINLNIHGYELIDEGIAQGEFERSFELPYPVRDDKVDATYENGILYIHLHRHILSDTKRQVYVRGGKNKPSSSTRDSQYDGE, from the coding sequence ATGATGCCTTTTAATCAATTTAATAATCAATTTAAAAACATGGGAGATTGGCGCAAACAATGGGATCAGTTTTTTGGAGACGAATTCTGGAAAGGGTTTGAGCCCTATTTCGAAAACATGCAAACCCAAACCAATATCTACAAAAGTGAAAATGAAATCCTTTGTGTGATGTGCCTTCCCGGTCTTGTCAATCCAGATCAAGTCCAGCTCTACGTTCGTCCCCAACAACTAGAAGTAAAAGGACAAATTAACTTAAACATTCACGGCTATGAACTAATCGACGAAGGAATCGCCCAAGGAGAATTCGAACGCTCCTTTGAACTTCCTTATCCAGTTCGTGACGACAAAGTAGATGCCACCTACGAAAACGGCATCCTCTATATCCACCTCCACCGCCACATCCTAAGCGATACAAAACGGCAGGTCTATGTGAGAGGTGGGAAAAATAAGCCCTCTTCCTCCACAAGGGATTCACAATACGATGGCGAATAG
- the purK gene encoding 5-(carboxyamino)imidazole ribonucleotide synthase encodes MFKQITPPATIGIIGGGQLGRMMAIPAKAMGFKIAVLDPTPNSPCGQLADVEITAAFDDLEAIKQLAEMSDVITYEFENIDYEALTWLEQNAYLPQGSEVLKATQHRITEKKAIEAAGLQVAPYVEVTNAEELSKAVSELGYPAVLKTCRFGYDGKGQAVLKEEKDLENAAKLLKAGECVLEKWIPFTKEISVVVARGTTGEMTAFPVGENEHRENILYRTIAPARVDQILEMNAIQSAMKLAKHFSLIGTLAVEMFVLEDGTIYINELAPRPHNSGHYTIDGCETSQFEQHIRAITGFPLGKTTLWKPCVMVNLLGEHVDLAIEHIPHYEHAKLHLYGKAEKKEKRKMGHINILADTIEQALEQEASWQIWQKAERRILT; translated from the coding sequence TTGTTTAAACAAATTACCCCACCAGCAACGATCGGCATCATCGGAGGCGGCCAGCTTGGGAGAATGATGGCGATTCCCGCAAAAGCAATGGGCTTTAAAATTGCTGTCCTTGATCCTACCCCAAATTCACCATGTGGCCAGCTAGCAGACGTGGAAATAACGGCAGCATTTGATGATCTAGAAGCTATCAAGCAGCTTGCAGAAATGTCAGATGTGATCACCTATGAATTTGAAAACATTGACTACGAGGCTTTAACCTGGTTAGAGCAAAACGCCTATCTTCCACAGGGAAGTGAAGTCTTAAAAGCAACGCAGCACCGTATAACAGAGAAAAAAGCAATCGAAGCGGCAGGGTTACAGGTGGCTCCTTATGTGGAAGTGACCAACGCTGAGGAGCTGTCAAAAGCGGTTTCTGAACTTGGCTACCCTGCAGTGCTTAAAACCTGTCGTTTTGGGTATGACGGCAAAGGACAGGCTGTCTTAAAAGAAGAAAAGGACTTGGAGAACGCGGCAAAACTGTTGAAGGCTGGCGAATGCGTGCTCGAAAAATGGATTCCGTTTACAAAGGAAATTTCAGTGGTTGTGGCAAGAGGAACCACTGGTGAAATGACGGCATTTCCAGTTGGCGAAAACGAACATCGAGAAAACATTTTATATCGCACGATTGCCCCTGCAAGAGTGGATCAAATTTTAGAAATGAACGCCATTCAAAGTGCAATGAAGCTTGCCAAGCATTTTAGCCTGATTGGTACGCTAGCCGTTGAAATGTTTGTCCTAGAAGATGGCACGATTTATATCAACGAGCTTGCACCAAGACCGCACAATTCCGGTCATTACACGATTGATGGGTGTGAGACATCTCAATTTGAGCAGCACATCCGAGCAATCACCGGATTTCCACTAGGTAAAACAACCTTATGGAAGCCATGCGTTATGGTTAATCTATTAGGGGAGCACGTTGACCTTGCAATCGAACACATTCCACACTATGAACATGCAAAGCTCCATCTTTACGGAAAAGCAGAGAAAAAAGAAAAACGAAAGATGGGACATATTAATATTTTAGCTGATACAATAGAACAGGCTTTGGAGCAAGAGGCTTCATGGCAGATATGGCAGAAAGCTGAACGGAGGATTTTAACATGA
- a CDS encoding topology modulation protein produces the protein MKRMMVIGVSAGVGKSTFAMRLGKALGIEVFHLDAFFWKPGWVQASLEEFTIAQENMIKNNHSWIVEGNYSATFSLRAEQADTIIYLELPLRVCVYRVIKRWLTNLGKRRHDLGGGCTERMEWDFLKFILTTYKARKKTMKERLNFYQKDKLVIRLKGKAAIEYFLNEIEKSKSSSAS, from the coding sequence ATGAAACGAATGATGGTTATTGGGGTATCAGCAGGTGTAGGGAAGTCAACCTTTGCCATGCGACTTGGAAAAGCATTAGGAATCGAAGTATTTCACTTAGATGCGTTCTTTTGGAAGCCAGGGTGGGTACAGGCAAGCTTAGAGGAGTTCACGATAGCACAAGAAAATATGATAAAAAACAACCATTCCTGGATTGTGGAGGGGAACTACTCGGCAACCTTCAGTTTAAGAGCGGAACAGGCAGATACGATTATTTATTTAGAGCTCCCGTTGCGTGTGTGCGTATACCGTGTTATCAAGAGATGGCTAACAAACCTAGGGAAGCGTCGGCATGATCTTGGTGGAGGGTGTACAGAGAGAATGGAGTGGGACTTTCTAAAGTTTATCCTCACTACCTATAAAGCGAGGAAAAAAACAATGAAAGAACGGTTGAACTTTTACCAAAAAGATAAGCTTGTAATCAGGCTAAAGGGGAAGGCAGCTATTGAATATTTTCTAAATGAAATAGAAAAATCAAAGAGTAGCTCTGCGTCATAA
- the purE gene encoding 5-(carboxyamino)imidazole ribonucleotide mutase, with protein sequence MNASVGVIMGSTSDWETMKHACEMLDELHIPYEKQVVSAHRTPDLMFTYAEQAREKGLKVIIAGAGGAAHLPGMVAAKTTLPVIGVPVQSKALNGLDSLLSIVQMPGGVPVATVAIGKAGATNAGLLAAQMISAYEPEVANRLDARRKRIEQQVIESSEQLV encoded by the coding sequence ATGAACGCAAGTGTTGGCGTTATCATGGGAAGTACTTCCGACTGGGAAACAATGAAGCATGCATGTGAGATGCTAGATGAACTACATATACCGTACGAAAAGCAAGTAGTGAGTGCACACCGCACACCAGATCTTATGTTTACTTATGCCGAACAAGCACGGGAAAAAGGTCTAAAAGTAATTATTGCAGGAGCAGGAGGCGCTGCCCACCTTCCGGGAATGGTAGCGGCGAAAACAACGCTTCCTGTAATCGGAGTGCCAGTACAGTCTAAAGCCCTAAACGGCCTCGACTCCTTACTATCCATCGTCCAAATGCCAGGTGGTGTTCCAGTTGCAACTGTAGCCATCGGGAAGGCGGGAGCAACCAACGCAGGTCTACTTGCGGCGCAAATGATTAGCGCGTACGAGCCTGAGGTGGCTAACAGACTTGATGCAAGAAGAAAGCGTATCGAACAACAAGTGATAGAAAGTAGTGAGCAGCTTGTTTAA